From Sander vitreus isolate 19-12246 chromosome 5, sanVit1, whole genome shotgun sequence:
ACATTAATGTAAGCGACGGTTCGTTCACTGAGCTTGGTGAAGTATTGCTGGAGAAAAGACAAGATCAACGTCATATTTGTAAGTCAAGTAAGTTTACAAGCAGTACTTATATACAGGAATATCCATCTAaactttgctaacattagccaccataagatgtgtgtgttttattgcttatgaaCACATGACCATATTGCTTGGTGTTATGTCTAATCTTGTGAATTAATTGCAAATCACCTCTGTGTATTCTGCAGACCCAATAAGGCCGAACTCCTCCGCTCCCCAGCTTCCAAAGATAATGGACCTGCGAGGCCTCCATTTGCCTGCCATAGAGAGGAACAGAGAttaactctttttttctccagctATATAAAGCAAAACAACACTCATTCAGCCAAACTGTCCTCACCCTGCTTGACCATCTTGCCCAGCACTCTGGTCAATTCCAGCATGACCGACGTCCCACTGCTGGGGTCGATGGCACCatgaacccaactgtccctgtgGTTCCCGTAGATCACATACCTGTCTgtggacataaacacacacagagtacaaaCACAAAGCAATTAAAAGCTGAAAACAGATGATGTAGAATGTCTGATTAAGACTTGGTCTCTAGTCTCACCTGGCTCAACACTCCCTTTTATAACTCCCATCACATTGGAGGAGTTCTTCTTCTCTTCATAGTTGTAGATGTCGAGTTTCACATCACTGGAAAAGAGGTTCAAATTCAGAAGTATGAAGCAACAAGGAATGGAGACAAATAGATTTCCCACTGCTATACTGCTGTTTCATCTCCAACAGCCAATTCAGAAGTGAAATAAGGTttgaaaacaagagaaaaagacTTAACAGatgtaatatataaaataaaaaagatgctGTTTGATgctgtttattttaattaattgaatCAGGTGCATTGCTCAATACAAAGTCATCCTAGATCAGCTTTAAATGCAGATAATGTCTGAATGTGACTGGTACTTGACTACCTGCTGCTGAAAGCAGATGGATTTCGGAACCCTGGGCCGCCAAAGTTGTAGGTACAGTTGAATGCTCCCTGCCATTGAGCTGGAGCTGCTTTTCCACCTAGCTCACTGAAATGACCAATTGAAAAACAAGTTAGAATTAGTTTACAACCAACCATTTTGGGCTGTTTTAATCCCACATACCAGATCAGTCTGTAGGCATCCTCAAATCCGATTGGTTGAATTGGAATTGGAGGGATCCCTGTGATGTTCTCGACTGGTATTCTATAGGTTTCCTCTGCAAAATAATGTATAATTGTGAAGAATGTATAGAAAACTTAAACATTAAATTAACACTGACCTGATTTTTTATCTTTATGTATGTTTGAAGCTGTATGTAGCTGTTGTAAATGCCCCTCCTCAGATTGTATTGGAGCCAAAGTGCATCAGTATAGTACACAcaataaaactgtaaaatactAGAGTACCATTTCATTACCTTTGGCAGCAAGGTAGGGTGTGAGCATGTCTCCAAATTGACCGTTAAAGGAACCTCTCTCCACACCAGAGGGCGGCATGTACCAGGAGTGAGGATACGTCTCATTGATGTCTGATATGAGACCATCGTTGATGTCCAAAGGGTCTGTGTAGACAAGCACACCAATGACTCCGTAGGGTGCTGCATTAATGGCCTGGATGAGACACACATGGCATTAAAGAAATGATAAAGAAATGATTAAAGACTGGGGTTTCCAGGCCTATTTTGCAGCACTGGAAAGTTTTTACATTTGTTGATATTAGTTCTCATTGCTGTAAAGACAAATCTGGCCAAGCAAGgctacttttgtttaaattggttagACTGTAAACTTCTGTCCTCCATACACCCTTTACTATCTCAATAGAATGTGTAATTGTAAAGATTAGAGGTGTTAACTGTATAGCACTTGGCAAAACACTCAAAGGTCACTAACTGCTACTTCTGGCACAGGCGTTTTGGCGCTCCTAGACTGATTGTCTCTGCTTAACTGTattaaacataaccaaacacaAAGGAATAATAAGTCACTTACTTTAGCACCTCTTCCTGCTCCGCCATATCTGGTGATCACGATAGTTCCTCTAAGGTCCACTGTGTTGTTCAGTAGCTGGTAGTCACTTAGTTTCCCCTGGTTGGCGTAAACCAGTTTCCCCTAAACCATCAGAACAGTTGGCCGAAGCAACACAAGTTATGATAAAGTGATGCCAGGATTATGGTGATCTATTTGTGATCAAAAGTTCAGATCCTCGCAGCTGAACCCAGATTGGGCAGAGGGAAGTTAAACTAGGTtagtagcaactcatttggcaatggcttgaatgtaacggacgttcattaatatcaaaaagttacgcactaaagctttaaagcagTAAAATGTCGCTTACAGTATCTGTCCTCTCCCAGATTACATAAGAAGTTAAGAAGGGGGCCTAAAAGGTTATCAGCTTGTTAGGTTGTTTGAGACAGGAATGTGACAACATGTAATTTGTATAGTGTCAGTGAGTTATTTCCCTGAAATGATGCATGCTTCATTTAAATGGGATGCCCCACAGACTATCTATAATTGCATCTGTCCACTTATCTGTTAATCTATGAACTGGATATGCGATAAAATATTGGATGCTTCTTCTGTTACTATGACTACTAGCCTTCTTTGAGAGGGAGTCTTCTTTTTCGGAAACACATTACATAACCCAAAAGGGGgtaaatcaatatttggtgttaaAGTTAATATGCCGAAGAAATCATATTAACTTTCCTAACATCAAGTAAGGACTTTGAAAGTTATATGCAGCATTTTGAGGTTAAAATGACTTGGAAGCTTTgggaacatacagtatgaagtACTGAAGAAAGTTCTATTATTATACCCATTAAATGCATTCATTGTAGGAGGTTGGTGTCCaagtaaaaaaaagcaaaaaatctAGAATCTTTGGAATCCTTTGGAgtatttaaaagtaaaatattgtaCGTAAAAACTTGTCTGTCATAGGTCATAGGTATTTTCATGATTTGCACATTATCAACCCGTAAACTACGGACATTTGGTCattggctgtcagcgtcagatacaatGCAATAAGTAACCCTTAGCTTGTGTATGGaaagcaccgggcagagcagcagctccgcgGCATGTGaagatgacatagtattaagagcgacaacggtggCGAGTAGCCTAGTATTAAAGGCCAAAATTCCATATGGGGAGGCTGGTTGGGGTGGttaggtcaaacaacacaggactttcaccccggagacgaGGGTTCGTGTCCTatgtgtcactgaaatgtgcattttataaccccacctgcaatcttttcctgaacccaactgtTGCGTTCTTCTTTTCCGCTTTTAGATCTAGATTTTTAGAGACTTTTTcggtcaataacaacgccaaaggcacctgaccaagcgtccgtattttacacgatgggagtgagaatgtgttgacatGACAGGCCTACATGACAGGCCTTGGCAGCTCTGCTTGCTGCCAACAAGGGGCAGGTAATATTGATAAAGCAACTACCTTGGACATTCTGAAGGATCAGGGATCTTTAAGGGATATTTAAAGAGAATTTCAGCTTTTTACCTTCGGGTGTCCAGCAGGGGAGTATGCTGCGTATGGCTGAACAACCTCAGGATCATCTTGGTCTGAAGTATAagtcttctctttttctctggcAGTGTACAGCACCTCATTAGACGGGCTCACTGAAATTAACAACTCATGGTGACTAGTGCCAGCTTTCACTGCAGTAAATCATAAAGCACAACACTTAAGTAGGCCTGAAGCCTATTGACTCACTCCATCTTATATTGTAATGTGATATTTGGAGTTTCTGTGAATGCACTGTGTTAGACCTGTTAATTACAGTTTATTCCTGAAAACTTAAACTGTAGTCAAAGTATAATTTGATTAAGACCAGTGAAttccaacatttaaaaaacatgctGTCTGGAGAGGGATGGGGTGACTGTCCCCACTTTCATTCCAACACATTTAACAACCTGTTGACTCACCTACAGTGACCTTGTTGGGCTTCTTGGGGTCAGGGAAGGACAGGTAGACCATGTACTCCTCTCTCCAAGCCTGGTCCAGACCGGTTTCAGGGTCCTGCCATCTCTTTAGCATTAACTGCACTGTCTGCTCGTCTCCCGCTGTGGTGGCCATATGGGGCACTTTGGTCAACTCCCTGTGGAGAAAGATCAGGAAAAGAAAAGGGTTGATCCGGTAATGTTTTGGATAATTTACTGTCTAAAACCTCAAAGGCCTATAAGGAATTTAAAATGGTTTCTTAGTGAAACCCCAAAAGGAACCTTCAGGAATACTACTGTATCTACGGAAACACTTAATGATGCTAAATAAATCCCATGATCTCATAAGAATGTTTATGAGcctccagttgttttttttggactaGAACATTTTGATGTGTAAACCAAATACAAGTTACTAGTACGGGTGGGgggaaatcgatacagcatattatcgcaatattttctgtggcaatactgtatcgatacacagacgccaatcATCGATCTAttgttatatatgtgttggtcagtttgtctgcttgacaatcccattttgcagcaataaaattgaaatgagacgaacaaacagagaaatgtatctttttatataaaacagatgttgacaaagtttccttttggggacatcatttaaAATTCCGAAATATTTGAAGCTGGACAAAAGGTAATAAATTCACAGAATAtcacaatatgtttaaaatcacaataacatcgtatcgtgacataagtatcgtgatgatatcgtatcgtgaggcctctggtgattcccacccctagttaCTAGCTGCTTCTGTTTTTTATAACCAACATAATACAATTTTTCTCATTCAGCAACTGACCTGAGGTTTTCCTGAATCTGGATGTTGTCCACCTCAGACAAGAACTTCTCAATGAGTCTCTCGTCCACATCCTTTGCCACATCCTTCACCCAGGACGGTGCCGAGCTCTTGGTGATACCAAAGTGGCCGATTAGGATACCTGCAGTCAGTACGGCAGCATCGCACAGAATGCCAATCATCACCTTCTTTATCATTCTCCTTCTTGGAATaaggtctttaaaaaaatacttgtaTTAATTGCTTATGAATTTAGGCTTGTGTAAGAGGAAATCCTCACATCTGACTCCCAAATGATCACTGCAACACCAGTGCAGCTGCTGAAGTGATCTCCCATAAGAAAGATACATGCTCATTGTGAAGTTTACTTATCAATGTTTGCAGATGGGATGGACTTTATCCctttgtctatgtgtgtgtgtgtgtgtgtgtgtgtgtgtgtgtgtgtgtgtgtgtgtgtgtgtgtgtgtgtgtgtgtgtgtgtgtgtgtgtgtgtgtgtgtgtgtttgtgtgtgtgtgtgtatgtgtgtgtgtgtgtaatataatATGAAATTCATGAGTGTGATATAATGTGCGAGGTAAGTTTCAGCAGTGCCTCATTCATTTTGTTCCAACCTTATATCCTCACAAGTTTCTAAAGGGAGATTATGATttgaaaagtgatttttt
This genomic window contains:
- the LOC144517668 gene encoding LOW QUALITY PROTEIN: aminopeptidase NAALADL1-like (The sequence of the model RefSeq protein was modified relative to this genomic sequence to represent the inferred CDS: inserted 1 base in 1 codon; deleted 2 bases in 1 codon; substituted 1 base at 1 genomic stop codon) gives rise to the protein MIKKVMIGILCDAAVLTAGILIGHFGITKSSAPSWVKDVAKDVDERLIEKFLSEVDNIQIQENLRELTKVPHMATTAGDEQTVQLMLKRWQDPETGLDQAWREEYMVYLSFPDPKKPNKVTVVSPSNEVLYTAREKEKTYTSDQDDPEVVQPYAAYSPAGHPKGKLVYANQGKLSDYQLLNNTVDLRGTIVITRYGGAGRGAKAINAAPYGVIGVLVYTDPLDINDGLISDINETYPHSWYMPPSGVERGSFNGQFGDMLTPYLAAKEETYRIPVENITGIPPIPIQPIGFEDAYRLICELGGKAAPAQWQGAFNCTYNFGGPGFRNPSAFSSSDVKLDIYNYEEKKNSSNVMGVIKGSVEPDRYVIYGNHRDSWVHGAIDPSSGTSVMLELTRVLGKMVKQGKWRPRRSIIFGSWGAEEFGLIGSAEYTEQYFTKLSERTVAYINVDIAVFANATLRASGMPSLQNIIFKAAKQVDAPGLDSTSVYDNWIQYSXTSQANGLIPNVGYLSGAGSDYAAFVHYLGITSMDISYTYDRSKTNARIYPAYHTAYDTFDYASKFIDPGFVSHQAIARTAGNVLIRLADSLLVPLNCSDYAETLEDYLNTAVTLYQHQLQERNISMEPLKRAVASFRSAATHLDQVIRSSDLKNETPLTVRRINDQLMLLDXAFLDPLAFPDKYAYRHVIWASSSAGKPTFPGLADAFANAESQSSAWDKVHYHLSVLSQAIEGAAHTLGDVI